The Amyelois transitella isolate CPQ chromosome 20, ilAmyTran1.1, whole genome shotgun sequence genome has a segment encoding these proteins:
- the LOC106135344 gene encoding venom serine protease Bi-VSP isoform X1 yields the protein MANLCVLFCVFLCVQLVYCQFGFLSNREERRQSPNFNFQNLLNPNRIRDRLTGLLHFRPDDRDGNPSYIYPFRRPGITNAQTGRPAYQEDQYGGNYQNYPNQNGYNTIAFPVNPNNGQNYHNTNLNPTNINQPNYEYGNQYQPYANNQPYNNGQIPNTNQNYEQKPNDNAKEIPNDPVNFEEPSSTEAVIDPVKVVDNSEDPAPVPLEIGTVKPALETGTVNFGETNGVTQLPVLTPVPDTDKRNNFNFGSAGIFQETCQTVDNEIGSCISILSCEPYLRVVKESRTNPDAVQLLRRAHCGFEGNNPKVCCPRPGIPSEPSQPTTTTTTTAAPPETPRPEPPEGKSSEDFLDEFPSPPVCGKANGGVSRVVGGEPALLGAFPWMALLGYKPKRGGAGARWLCGGSLASSRHVITAAHCIHLMENSLFLVRLGELDLASENDGATPVDVLIKKMMKHEEYNPKSHSNDIGVLLLDKDVQFTALIRPICLPQETEYRSQTFEKYSPMIAGWGAVEYHGPSATHLQVVQLPVVTNNQCSQAYSSYPIVNIDQSIICAGFLKGGKDACQGDSGGPLMQPLFNMTTHAAYFYQIGVVSFGKKCAEPGFPGVYSRITHYIPWLQEKMLGVAKK from the exons GTTTCCTCTCGAACCGTGAGGAGCGACGACAGAGTCCAAACTTCAATTTCCAAAACCTTCTGAATCCAAATAGAATAAGAGATAGACTTACAGGTCTTCTACACTTTAGACCCGATGATAGAGACGGTAACCCAAGCTACATATATCCATTTAGAAGACCAGGGATCACAAATGCACAGACAGGAAGGCCAGCCTATCAGGAGGACCAATATGGTGGTAACTATCAAAATTATCCAAACCAAAATGGATATAATACGATAGCATTTCCTGTCAATCCAAATAATGGACAAAACTATCATAATACAAACCTAAACCCAACGAATATAAACCAACcaaattatgaatatggaaACCAATATCAACCATATGCTAATAACCAACCTTACAATAATGGACAAATACCAAATACCAATCAAAATTACGAACAAAAGCCTAACGATAATGCCAAAGAGATTCCTAACGACCCAGTGAACTTTGAAGAGCCTAGTTCGACTGAAGCAGTAATAGATCCAGTGAAAGTTGTAGATAATTCTGAAGATCCAGCACCTGTGCCTCTTGAAATCGGAACAGTGAAGCCTGCTCTTGAAACTGGAACAGTCAACTTTGGGGAGACGAATGGAGTGACACAATTGCCTGTATTGACTCCTGTGCCTGATACGGACAAGAGGAACAACTTCAATTTCGGATCGGCTGGAATTTTCC AGGAAACTTGCCAAACGGTGGACAATGAGATAGGCAGTTGCATCTCGATCTTGAGCTGCGAACCTTACCTGAGGGTCGTGAAGGAGTCCCGGACTAACCCTGATGCTGTACAGCTGTTGAGACGGGCCCATTGTGGATTCGAAGGGAATAATCCTAAG GTATGCTGTCCCAGACCCGGCATTCCTTCGGAACCATCACAGCCCACAACCACCACTACCACCACGGCAGCACCACCAGAGACCCCCCGTCCAGAACCGCCTGAGGGGAAATCCTCCGAAGACTTTTTGGATGAGTTCCCATCCCCGCCAGTGTGTGGGAAAGCTAATGGCGGTGTCAGCAGAGTGGTGGGAGGAGAACCAGCTCTTCTAG GtgcgttcccatggatggcgcTGTTGGGCTACAAGCCGAAGCGAGGCGGCGCAGGCGCACGTTGGCTATGCGGAGGCAGCTTGGCCAGCTCCCGACACGTCATCACAGCTGCGCACTGCATACATCTAATGGAGAACAGCTT ATTCCTAGTCCGCCTGGGCGAGCTGGACCTGGCTTCGGAGAACGACGGCGCCACCCCCGTGGACGTCCTCATCAAGAAGATGATGAAGCATGAAGAATACAACCCCAAGTCACACAGCAACGATATAGGAGTCCTTCTGCTTGATAAGGACGTACAGTTCACTG CTCTCATAAGGCcgatctgcctaccccaagaGACTGAATACCGATCGCAGACATTCGAGAAGTACTCCCCCATGATTGCTGGTTGGGGGGCAGTTGAGTAtc ATGGCCCTTCAGCGACTCATCTCCAAGTGGTGCAGCTACCAGTCGTGACCAACAACCAGTGTTCCCAGGCCTACTCCAGCTACCCCATAGTGAACATAGACCAGAGCATCATCTGTGCCGGGTTCCTGAAGGGGGGGAAGGACGCCTGCCAGGGTGACAGTGGGGGGCCATTGATGCAGCCTCTC TTCAACATGACCACCCACGCGGCATATTTCTATCAGATCGGCGTGGTTTCCTTCGGGAAGAAGTGTGCTGAGCCAGGGTTCCCGGGGGTCTACTCCAGGATCACACACTACATACCCTGGCTTCAGGAGAAGATGCTGGGTGTGGCTAAGAAGTAG
- the LOC106135344 gene encoding venom protease isoform X2 encodes MANLCVLFCVFLCVQLVYCQFEETCQTVDNEIGSCISILSCEPYLRVVKESRTNPDAVQLLRRAHCGFEGNNPKVCCPRPGIPSEPSQPTTTTTTTAAPPETPRPEPPEGKSSEDFLDEFPSPPVCGKANGGVSRVVGGEPALLGAFPWMALLGYKPKRGGAGARWLCGGSLASSRHVITAAHCIHLMENSLFLVRLGELDLASENDGATPVDVLIKKMMKHEEYNPKSHSNDIGVLLLDKDVQFTALIRPICLPQETEYRSQTFEKYSPMIAGWGAVEYHGPSATHLQVVQLPVVTNNQCSQAYSSYPIVNIDQSIICAGFLKGGKDACQGDSGGPLMQPLFNMTTHAAYFYQIGVVSFGKKCAEPGFPGVYSRITHYIPWLQEKMLGVAKK; translated from the exons AGGAAACTTGCCAAACGGTGGACAATGAGATAGGCAGTTGCATCTCGATCTTGAGCTGCGAACCTTACCTGAGGGTCGTGAAGGAGTCCCGGACTAACCCTGATGCTGTACAGCTGTTGAGACGGGCCCATTGTGGATTCGAAGGGAATAATCCTAAG GTATGCTGTCCCAGACCCGGCATTCCTTCGGAACCATCACAGCCCACAACCACCACTACCACCACGGCAGCACCACCAGAGACCCCCCGTCCAGAACCGCCTGAGGGGAAATCCTCCGAAGACTTTTTGGATGAGTTCCCATCCCCGCCAGTGTGTGGGAAAGCTAATGGCGGTGTCAGCAGAGTGGTGGGAGGAGAACCAGCTCTTCTAG GtgcgttcccatggatggcgcTGTTGGGCTACAAGCCGAAGCGAGGCGGCGCAGGCGCACGTTGGCTATGCGGAGGCAGCTTGGCCAGCTCCCGACACGTCATCACAGCTGCGCACTGCATACATCTAATGGAGAACAGCTT ATTCCTAGTCCGCCTGGGCGAGCTGGACCTGGCTTCGGAGAACGACGGCGCCACCCCCGTGGACGTCCTCATCAAGAAGATGATGAAGCATGAAGAATACAACCCCAAGTCACACAGCAACGATATAGGAGTCCTTCTGCTTGATAAGGACGTACAGTTCACTG CTCTCATAAGGCcgatctgcctaccccaagaGACTGAATACCGATCGCAGACATTCGAGAAGTACTCCCCCATGATTGCTGGTTGGGGGGCAGTTGAGTAtc ATGGCCCTTCAGCGACTCATCTCCAAGTGGTGCAGCTACCAGTCGTGACCAACAACCAGTGTTCCCAGGCCTACTCCAGCTACCCCATAGTGAACATAGACCAGAGCATCATCTGTGCCGGGTTCCTGAAGGGGGGGAAGGACGCCTGCCAGGGTGACAGTGGGGGGCCATTGATGCAGCCTCTC TTCAACATGACCACCCACGCGGCATATTTCTATCAGATCGGCGTGGTTTCCTTCGGGAAGAAGTGTGCTGAGCCAGGGTTCCCGGGGGTCTACTCCAGGATCACACACTACATACCCTGGCTTCAGGAGAAGATGCTGGGTGTGGCTAAGAAGTAG
- the LOC106135345 gene encoding solute carrier organic anion transporter family member 74D isoform X1, translating into MYDKNENVFQKLWRFLRTYILTVPRFDLFLQGALLILILLDHNVYILLKRDADAGYHPQLVQDWVFLGASGAEFVFGVFIAWTGRKQRHLALSCWLALTAASALLVLAFPFSGEVYRDVGTCGNDVTQYPDTDPNIIPRTILLIITAICCCLTKISIWSHGLTYLDDHEPQNGPYFYGILISIRLSLGLSGQTWLIPGGYRDDWWEAHLSLAMLTLMFAVLFTLFPKQMPNYEPPDLKEDDGFLPSVYRVLCNKAVLLQIGALAFLNIGLFCFVDYNQAFIQARFHLETLRADPRTPTLATSIFRPMVIIFFIMIFRIRFSVRRLDGVKANTAARVGGVVALFAAVCLGVLAVLDCGVQDVRGTGDVYTQPGCSQRCGCNSELYGFAPVCDMDTSTTYFSPCHAGCSISEEYGGLTFFSNCTCVQTAYRGACSVMSCQGTYGIYQAIFTITLAIAGSSFLMQDMVLLRAVHHHDKAVSVGVGFAIIALLSHVLGHLLYMFISDQTCLYKHDGACLLHQPSIRWMPIISAIMAVLSAIVSLIASRVAYSVDELH; encoded by the exons ATGTacgataaaaatgaaaacg TATTTCAGAAGTTATGGCGTTTCCTCCGCACATACATCTTGACAGTGCCTCGCTTCGACCTGTTTCTCCAGGGAGCGCTTCTGATCCTCATTCTGTTGGACCATAACGTGTATATCCTGCTGAAACGAGACGCTGATGCTGGATATCACCCTCAGTTAGTTCAAG ACTGGGTATTCCTAGGGGCGTCAGGCGCAGAGTTCGTCTTTGGCGTGTTCATCGCGTGGACTGGCAGAAAGCAGCGTCATCTCGCCTTGTCTTGCTGGCTAGCTCTGACGGCTGCCTCGGCGCTACTTGTGTTGGCTTTCCCGTTCAGTGGGGAGGTGTACCGGGATGTGG GAACATGCGGCAACGACGTAACCCAGTATCCAGATACTGACCCCAACATCATCCCTCGGACAATACTGCTGATCATCACTGCTATCTGCTGCTGCCTGACCAAGATCTCCATCTGGTCGCATGGCCTAACGTACCTGGATGACCACGAGCCGCAGAATGGACCTTACTTTTATG GCATCCTCATATCGATCCGTCTATCGCTGGGCCTGTCTGGGCAAACATGGCTGATACCTGGGGGCTACAGGGACGACTGGTGGGAGGCACACTTATCACTGGCGATGTTGACTCTCATGTTCGCCGTCCTTTTCACGCTGTTCCCGAAACAAATGCCGAATTATGAGCCCCCTGATTTGAAGGAAGATGATG GGTTCCTGCCTTCAGTGTACAGAGTTCTTTGCAACAAGGCTGTTCTTCTGCAGATTGGAGCCCTTGCCTTTCTGAACATAGGACTCTTCTGCTTTGTAGACTACAACCAAGCTTTCATTCAg GCACGTTTCCACTTGGAAACCCTGAGAGCAGACCCTCGTACTCCGACCCTGGCGACCAGCATCTTCAGGCCGATGGTCATCATATTCTTTATCATG ATCTTCAGAATCCGTTTCTCAGTTCGCCGACTTGACGGCGTCAAAGCCAACACTGCGGCCAGGGTGGGCGGCGTGGTGGCGTTGTTCGCCGCCGTCTGCCTGGGGGTTCTCGCCGTGCTGGACTGCGGGGTCCAGGACGTGAGGGGAACCGGCGATGTTTACACACAGCCGGGTTGCAGCCAGCGGTGTGG TTGCAATTCTGAACTGTACGGGTTCGCTCCCGTTTGTGATATGGACACGTCTACAACCTACTTCTCTCCTTGCCACGCGGGGTGTTCCATTAGCGAGGAGTACGGAGGGTTGAC CTTCTTCTCAAACTGCACTTGTGTTCAGACCGCCTACAGGGGAGCTTGCAGCGTAATGTCGTGTCAGGGAACGTACGGCATCTACCAGGCAATCTTCACTATCACTCTTGCTATCGCTG GATCATCGTTCCTGATGCAAGACATGGTGCTACTCCGGGCTGTTCATCATCACGACAAGGCTGTCTCAGTGGGGGTGGGGTTCGCAATAATAGCGTTACTGTCACATGTACTAGGGCATCTGCTGTATATGTTTATAAGTG aTCAAACATGCTTATACAAACACGACGGTGCCTGCCTTCTCCACCAGCCCTCGATCCGTTGGATGCCTATCATCAGCGCCATCATGGCTGTCCTGTCAGCTATAGTCAGCCTTATAGCCAGCAGAGTGGCTTATAGTGTTGATGAGTTACACTGA
- the LOC106135345 gene encoding solute carrier organic anion transporter family member 74D isoform X2, translated as MKTKLWRFLRTYILTVPRFDLFLQGALLILILLDHNVYILLKRDADAGYHPQLVQDWVFLGASGAEFVFGVFIAWTGRKQRHLALSCWLALTAASALLVLAFPFSGEVYRDVGTCGNDVTQYPDTDPNIIPRTILLIITAICCCLTKISIWSHGLTYLDDHEPQNGPYFYGILISIRLSLGLSGQTWLIPGGYRDDWWEAHLSLAMLTLMFAVLFTLFPKQMPNYEPPDLKEDDGFLPSVYRVLCNKAVLLQIGALAFLNIGLFCFVDYNQAFIQARFHLETLRADPRTPTLATSIFRPMVIIFFIMIFRIRFSVRRLDGVKANTAARVGGVVALFAAVCLGVLAVLDCGVQDVRGTGDVYTQPGCSQRCGCNSELYGFAPVCDMDTSTTYFSPCHAGCSISEEYGGLTFFSNCTCVQTAYRGACSVMSCQGTYGIYQAIFTITLAIAGSSFLMQDMVLLRAVHHHDKAVSVGVGFAIIALLSHVLGHLLYMFISDQTCLYKHDGACLLHQPSIRWMPIISAIMAVLSAIVSLIASRVAYSVDELH; from the exons atgaaaacg AAGTTATGGCGTTTCCTCCGCACATACATCTTGACAGTGCCTCGCTTCGACCTGTTTCTCCAGGGAGCGCTTCTGATCCTCATTCTGTTGGACCATAACGTGTATATCCTGCTGAAACGAGACGCTGATGCTGGATATCACCCTCAGTTAGTTCAAG ACTGGGTATTCCTAGGGGCGTCAGGCGCAGAGTTCGTCTTTGGCGTGTTCATCGCGTGGACTGGCAGAAAGCAGCGTCATCTCGCCTTGTCTTGCTGGCTAGCTCTGACGGCTGCCTCGGCGCTACTTGTGTTGGCTTTCCCGTTCAGTGGGGAGGTGTACCGGGATGTGG GAACATGCGGCAACGACGTAACCCAGTATCCAGATACTGACCCCAACATCATCCCTCGGACAATACTGCTGATCATCACTGCTATCTGCTGCTGCCTGACCAAGATCTCCATCTGGTCGCATGGCCTAACGTACCTGGATGACCACGAGCCGCAGAATGGACCTTACTTTTATG GCATCCTCATATCGATCCGTCTATCGCTGGGCCTGTCTGGGCAAACATGGCTGATACCTGGGGGCTACAGGGACGACTGGTGGGAGGCACACTTATCACTGGCGATGTTGACTCTCATGTTCGCCGTCCTTTTCACGCTGTTCCCGAAACAAATGCCGAATTATGAGCCCCCTGATTTGAAGGAAGATGATG GGTTCCTGCCTTCAGTGTACAGAGTTCTTTGCAACAAGGCTGTTCTTCTGCAGATTGGAGCCCTTGCCTTTCTGAACATAGGACTCTTCTGCTTTGTAGACTACAACCAAGCTTTCATTCAg GCACGTTTCCACTTGGAAACCCTGAGAGCAGACCCTCGTACTCCGACCCTGGCGACCAGCATCTTCAGGCCGATGGTCATCATATTCTTTATCATG ATCTTCAGAATCCGTTTCTCAGTTCGCCGACTTGACGGCGTCAAAGCCAACACTGCGGCCAGGGTGGGCGGCGTGGTGGCGTTGTTCGCCGCCGTCTGCCTGGGGGTTCTCGCCGTGCTGGACTGCGGGGTCCAGGACGTGAGGGGAACCGGCGATGTTTACACACAGCCGGGTTGCAGCCAGCGGTGTGG TTGCAATTCTGAACTGTACGGGTTCGCTCCCGTTTGTGATATGGACACGTCTACAACCTACTTCTCTCCTTGCCACGCGGGGTGTTCCATTAGCGAGGAGTACGGAGGGTTGAC CTTCTTCTCAAACTGCACTTGTGTTCAGACCGCCTACAGGGGAGCTTGCAGCGTAATGTCGTGTCAGGGAACGTACGGCATCTACCAGGCAATCTTCACTATCACTCTTGCTATCGCTG GATCATCGTTCCTGATGCAAGACATGGTGCTACTCCGGGCTGTTCATCATCACGACAAGGCTGTCTCAGTGGGGGTGGGGTTCGCAATAATAGCGTTACTGTCACATGTACTAGGGCATCTGCTGTATATGTTTATAAGTG aTCAAACATGCTTATACAAACACGACGGTGCCTGCCTTCTCCACCAGCCCTCGATCCGTTGGATGCCTATCATCAGCGCCATCATGGCTGTCCTGTCAGCTATAGTCAGCCTTATAGCCAGCAGAGTGGCTTATAGTGTTGATGAGTTACACTGA